In Streptomyces sp. NBC_00483, a single window of DNA contains:
- the rho gene encoding transcription termination factor Rho translates to MTTATTMSTTTATSQEPVRAAGVLDIGGNGTGFLRAADLEPTSHDVQVPAHLIRQLGLRKGDFVEGTCGKPRSLAHVETVGGAPAAATRGRPRFADLTPLHPSERFRLEHPAAGLAGRVVDLFTPIGKGQRGLLVAPPKTGKTVLLQQLAAAFAANHPEVHLMVVLVDERPEEVTDMRRSVRGEVYASTFDRPAKEHIALAELAVERAKRLTEQGRDVVILLDSLTRLCRAHNNAAATSGRTLSGGVDAAALHGPKRFFGAARNTEEAGSLTILATALVDTGSRADDYYFEELKSTGNMELRLDRVLAQRRVHPAVELTPSGTRREELLLPAPELAVVRGLRRALQSRDPAASYEALLDKLRQTPDNATFLRQAQSTVPAA, encoded by the coding sequence ATGACCACGGCCACCACCATGAGCACCACCACAGCCACATCCCAAGAACCCGTCCGCGCCGCCGGCGTCCTCGACATCGGCGGGAACGGGACCGGTTTCCTGCGGGCGGCCGACCTGGAGCCCACGTCGCACGACGTCCAGGTCCCCGCCCACCTCATCCGCCAACTCGGCCTGCGCAAGGGCGACTTCGTCGAGGGAACGTGCGGGAAGCCGCGCAGCCTCGCGCACGTCGAGACCGTCGGCGGCGCCCCCGCTGCCGCGACCCGCGGCCGCCCGCGCTTCGCCGACCTCACCCCGCTCCACCCCAGCGAACGCTTCCGCCTCGAGCACCCGGCCGCGGGGCTCGCCGGACGGGTCGTCGACCTGTTCACGCCCATCGGCAAGGGGCAGCGCGGGCTGCTCGTCGCCCCGCCCAAGACCGGCAAGACGGTTCTGCTGCAGCAGCTCGCCGCCGCGTTCGCCGCCAACCACCCCGAGGTCCACCTCATGGTGGTGCTCGTCGACGAGCGCCCCGAGGAGGTCACCGACATGCGGCGCTCCGTGCGCGGCGAGGTGTACGCCTCGACGTTCGACCGCCCGGCGAAGGAGCACATCGCGCTCGCCGAACTCGCGGTGGAGCGCGCCAAGCGCCTCACCGAGCAGGGCCGCGACGTGGTGATCCTCCTCGACTCCCTCACCCGGCTGTGCCGGGCGCACAACAACGCGGCCGCCACCAGCGGCCGCACCCTGTCGGGCGGTGTCGACGCGGCCGCCCTGCACGGCCCGAAGCGCTTCTTCGGCGCGGCCCGCAACACCGAGGAGGCCGGATCGCTGACCATCCTCGCCACCGCCCTCGTCGACACCGGTTCCCGCGCCGACGACTACTACTTCGAGGAGCTCAAGAGCACCGGCAACATGGAGCTGCGCCTGGACCGCGTCCTCGCGCAGCGCCGCGTCCACCCGGCCGTCGAGCTCACCCCCTCCGGCACCCGCCGCGAGGAACTCCTGCTCCCCGCGCCCGAGTTGGCCGTCGTCCGCGGACTGCGGCGCGCCCTGCAGAGCCGGGACCCGGCCGCTTCCTACGAGGCCCTGCTCGACAAGCTGCGCCAGACCCCGGACAACGCCACGTTCCTGCGCCAGGCGCAGTCCACGGTGCCCGCCGCCTGA
- a CDS encoding inorganic diphosphatase yields MGSSQARAEAFDVIVEIPQGSRNKYEMDHDIGRIRLDRMLFTSTQYPADYGYIEGTLGGDGDPLDALVLTGDATFPGCVVECRAIGMFVMSDEKGPDEKVLCVPAHDPRHDAVRDIEDIPEFDRLEITHFFEVYKDLEPGKSVDGSHWEGREKAYKEIGRARERASGQPKGR; encoded by the coding sequence TTGGGCAGCAGTCAGGCACGCGCCGAGGCGTTCGACGTGATCGTGGAGATCCCGCAGGGCTCACGGAACAAATACGAGATGGACCACGACATCGGGCGGATCCGGCTCGACCGGATGCTGTTCACGTCGACGCAGTACCCCGCGGACTACGGCTACATCGAGGGCACTCTCGGCGGCGACGGCGATCCGCTGGACGCGCTCGTCCTGACCGGCGACGCGACGTTCCCCGGTTGCGTCGTCGAGTGCCGGGCGATCGGCATGTTCGTCATGAGCGACGAGAAGGGTCCGGACGAGAAGGTGCTGTGCGTTCCCGCGCACGATCCACGGCACGACGCGGTCCGGGACATCGAGGACATCCCCGAGTTCGACCGCCTGGAGATCACCCATTTCTTCGAGGTCTACAAGGATCTGGAGCCGGGCAAATCGGTCGACGGCTCCCACTGGGAGGGCCGGGAGAAGGCGTACAAGGAGATCGGGCGGGCCCGCGAACGCGCTTCCGGTCAGCCAAAAGGGAGGTAG
- a CDS encoding MarR family winged helix-turn-helix transcriptional regulator, with protein sequence MAQPDHAADREAAVETIQRELTSFARRARATAARMHPELSLVSYSLLAHLDERGGCRATDLAAHYALDKSTVSRQVAALQRAGLVIRRVDPDDHRVQVLHPTEAGADVLRQVTVNRRQIFGDRLADWPEEDLERFADYLVRYNHAAQEEESGS encoded by the coding sequence GTGGCACAGCCAGATCACGCGGCCGACCGCGAGGCGGCCGTGGAGACCATTCAGCGCGAGCTGACCTCGTTCGCCCGGCGGGCGCGGGCCACCGCCGCGCGGATGCACCCGGAGCTCTCGCTCGTCTCGTACTCGCTGCTCGCCCACCTCGACGAGCGCGGCGGCTGCCGCGCCACGGACCTGGCGGCGCACTACGCCCTCGACAAGTCGACGGTCAGCCGCCAGGTGGCCGCCCTGCAGCGGGCCGGCCTCGTGATCCGGCGCGTCGACCCCGACGACCACCGCGTCCAGGTCCTGCACCCGACCGAGGCCGGCGCCGATGTCCTGCGCCAGGTGACCGTCAACCGCCGCCAGATCTTCGGCGACCGCCTGGCGGACTGGCCGGAGGAGGACCTGGAGCGGTTCGCCGACTACCTGGTGCGCTACAACCACGCGGCCCAGGAAGAGGAAAGCGGCTCGTAG
- a CDS encoding GNAT family N-acetyltransferase, with product MNASMTRRGRGPSITVRRATAKDSRRLTRLVRGSSAYRDPYASMVAGYRVGPDYVEAHHVYVAVDPADERVLGFYSLLTAPPELDLMFVADEAQGRGIGRLLVDHMREQALAAGLDHVRVVAHPPAEGFYRSMGAHRTGTVLARPPAVAWDRPELEFPIPPAA from the coding sequence ATGAACGCGAGCATGACGCGCCGTGGAAGGGGTCCCTCGATCACCGTCCGGCGGGCCACCGCCAAGGACTCCCGGCGTCTCACCCGCCTCGTGCGCGGCTCCAGCGCCTACCGGGACCCCTACGCCTCCATGGTCGCGGGCTATCGGGTGGGTCCCGACTACGTAGAGGCGCATCACGTCTACGTAGCAGTGGATCCGGCCGACGAGCGGGTGCTCGGCTTCTACTCGCTGCTCACCGCGCCGCCCGAGCTGGACCTGATGTTCGTCGCGGACGAGGCGCAGGGCCGGGGCATCGGGCGGCTGCTGGTCGACCATATGCGGGAGCAGGCGCTGGCCGCGGGCCTCGACCACGTCCGCGTCGTCGCGCACCCGCCCGCCGAGGGCTTCTACCGCTCCATGGGCGCGCACCGCACCGGCACCGTGCTCGCACGCCCGCCGGCCGTCGCCTGGGACCGACCCGAACTCGAATTCCCCATTCCCCCGGCCGCCTGA
- a CDS encoding HoxN/HupN/NixA family nickel/cobalt transporter, translating into MTLPGDSPTPALNSPSPAFRWRREDTLRTAGLIAVIAALHVVAFGVLFLLVVPEHYEVGNKAFGIGLGITAYTLGMRHAFDADHIAAIDNTTRKLMADGKRPVSVGFWFALGHSSVVVAMAALVAGGAALAGTLLNDESRTHQVLGVVGTTVSGSFLYLIAALNLVALMGILKVFKAMRAGSYDERKLEEHLDSRGFMNRILGRFTKSITRPGQMFPLGFLFGLGFDTATEVTLMVMAGSGAAAGLPWYAILCLPLLFAAGMSLFDTLDGTFMNFAYQWAFSNPVRKVFYNLTITGLSIAVAFFIGTIELVGVLHDKLDLSDAVTDWIAGLDLDNVGYVIVGLFVVVWAAAIAYWRLARVEQRWSARVADGA; encoded by the coding sequence ATGACCCTGCCCGGGGACTCCCCGACCCCTGCCCTGAATTCCCCCTCCCCCGCCTTCCGTTGGCGCCGCGAGGACACGCTGCGCACCGCGGGCCTGATCGCGGTGATCGCCGCGCTGCACGTCGTCGCGTTCGGCGTGCTGTTCCTGCTCGTCGTGCCCGAGCACTACGAGGTCGGCAACAAGGCCTTCGGTATCGGCCTCGGCATCACGGCGTACACGCTCGGCATGCGGCACGCCTTCGACGCCGACCACATCGCGGCCATCGACAACACCACCCGCAAGCTGATGGCGGACGGCAAACGGCCCGTCTCGGTCGGCTTCTGGTTCGCTCTCGGCCACTCCAGCGTGGTGGTCGCCATGGCGGCGCTCGTCGCGGGTGGCGCCGCGCTCGCGGGCACCCTGCTGAACGACGAATCGCGGACCCACCAGGTGCTCGGCGTCGTCGGCACCACCGTCTCCGGTTCGTTCCTGTATCTCATCGCGGCGCTCAACCTCGTTGCCCTGATGGGCATTCTGAAGGTCTTCAAGGCGATGCGCGCGGGCTCCTACGACGAGCGGAAGCTCGAGGAGCACCTGGATTCCCGCGGGTTCATGAACCGGATCCTCGGCCGTTTCACCAAGTCCATCACCCGCCCCGGCCAGATGTTCCCGCTGGGCTTCCTCTTCGGCCTCGGCTTCGACACCGCGACCGAGGTGACGCTGATGGTGATGGCGGGCAGCGGCGCCGCCGCGGGCCTGCCGTGGTATGCGATCCTGTGCCTGCCGCTGCTGTTCGCCGCGGGCATGAGCCTGTTCGACACACTCGACGGCACGTTCATGAACTTCGCCTACCAGTGGGCGTTCTCCAACCCGGTGCGCAAGGTGTTCTACAACCTCACCATCACCGGTCTGTCGATCGCGGTCGCGTTCTTCATCGGGACGATCGAACTCGTCGGCGTCCTGCACGACAAGCTCGACCTGAGCGACGCGGTGACCGACTGGATCGCCGGTCTCGATCTCGACAACGTCGGGTACGTGATCGTGGGCCTGTTCGTGGTCGTGTGGGCGGCGGCGATCGCCTACTGGCGCCTGGCGCGGGTCGAGCAGCGGTGGTCGGCGCGGGTGGCCGACGGCGCGTAA
- a CDS encoding class I SAM-dependent methyltransferase has product MFTDQGPTLRELAVQALSSVERGYDLLAPKFDETPFRTPDVVLDAVGRALAGLGPYGTGLDLCCGTGAGLRVLREAGVGRAVGVDFSGGMLDVARRGEPTADCVRADALALPFGEVFDLVVSFGAFGHFLPREWPRLFSEVCQVLRPGGQFAFPLPAPMGPGSLGYWAMLGFDGAMRVRNAVWRPPFVMYYRPFRLGDVRRELDRAGFDVALHALSELGERPDGSPRCGLVVATRR; this is encoded by the coding sequence ATGTTCACCGATCAGGGCCCCACCCTCCGCGAGCTGGCCGTTCAGGCGCTGTCCTCGGTCGAGCGGGGGTACGATCTGCTGGCGCCGAAATTCGACGAGACGCCGTTCCGCACCCCGGATGTCGTGCTGGACGCGGTGGGCCGCGCGCTCGCCGGGCTCGGCCCGTACGGCACCGGGCTCGACCTGTGCTGCGGGACCGGCGCGGGCCTGCGCGTGCTGCGCGAGGCGGGTGTCGGGCGGGCCGTGGGCGTGGACTTCAGCGGCGGCATGCTGGACGTCGCGCGGCGCGGTGAGCCGACGGCCGACTGCGTCCGCGCGGACGCGCTCGCGCTGCCCTTCGGCGAGGTCTTCGACCTGGTGGTGAGCTTCGGGGCGTTCGGGCACTTCCTGCCGCGCGAGTGGCCGCGGCTGTTCTCCGAGGTGTGCCAAGTGCTGCGCCCCGGCGGGCAGTTCGCGTTCCCGTTGCCCGCGCCGATGGGTCCCGGTTCGCTGGGCTACTGGGCGATGCTCGGCTTCGACGGCGCGATGCGGGTGCGCAACGCGGTGTGGCGGCCCCCGTTCGTCATGTACTACCGGCCGTTCCGACTCGGCGACGTACGGCGGGAGCTGGACCGCGCCGGGTTCGATGTGGCGCTCCACGCGCTGTCCGAGCTCGGCGAGCGGCCGGACGGCAGTCCGCGGTGCGGGCTGGTCGTGGCGACGCGCCGATAG
- a CDS encoding GNAT family N-acetyltransferase, giving the protein MTQTQTYAAHEGTPGPVPGTEGGFHPLDHPAYAALTGPHAHFAERSGRALRYPTAVTPWTALPPDPGPSDWADLAAFAAPDGTLPLLGTDIELPDGWETTVDFAGVRMVGDAVDATPDPEAVLLTVDDVPEMLDLVARTQPGPFTPRTIELGTYLGIRQGGAIVAMAGERLHLPGYTEVSAVCTDPDHRGKGLAGRLVKAVAAVVKERGETPFLHTGADNTSAIRLYESLGFHLRNTTHFRTVRAPR; this is encoded by the coding sequence ATGACGCAGACGCAGACGTACGCAGCGCACGAGGGCACGCCCGGCCCCGTACCGGGGACCGAGGGCGGGTTCCACCCCCTCGACCACCCCGCGTACGCCGCGCTCACCGGCCCGCACGCGCACTTCGCCGAGCGGAGCGGCCGCGCCCTGCGCTATCCCACCGCCGTCACGCCGTGGACCGCGCTGCCCCCTGACCCCGGGCCCTCGGACTGGGCGGACCTCGCCGCCTTCGCCGCCCCCGACGGAACCCTGCCGCTGCTCGGCACCGACATCGAGCTGCCGGACGGCTGGGAGACGACGGTGGACTTCGCGGGCGTGCGCATGGTCGGCGACGCGGTGGACGCGACCCCCGACCCGGAGGCCGTCCTGCTCACTGTCGACGACGTGCCGGAGATGCTCGACCTGGTGGCCCGCACCCAGCCGGGCCCGTTCACGCCCCGCACCATCGAACTCGGCACGTACCTGGGCATCCGCCAGGGCGGCGCGATCGTCGCGATGGCGGGGGAGCGCCTGCACCTGCCCGGATACACCGAGGTCAGCGCCGTGTGCACCGACCCGGACCACCGGGGCAAGGGCCTCGCGGGCCGCCTGGTGAAGGCCGTCGCGGCCGTGGTCAAGGAGCGCGGCGAGACCCCGTTCCTGCACACCGGCGCGGACAACACCAGCGCGATCCGGCTGTACGAGTCCCTGGGCTTCCACCTGCGCAACACGACCCACTTCCGCACGGTGCGCGCCCCGCGGTAG
- the def gene encoding peptide deformylase — MPFTSLSDHVESLLAAEEPLPIVAAGDPVLRHPAEPVDGQLPDELLARLIAAMRVTMHAAPGVGLAAPQIGVPLRLAVIEDAAAVSDEVRAARGRVPQPFRVLINPSYDTVGPRHVAFYEGCLSVPGYQAVVARHERVRLRALDEQGRAVDEEFTGWPARIVQHETDHLNGTLYLDRAELRSLSSTQSSAAVERWAQPTPQLAAQELGFELPRSD, encoded by the coding sequence ATGCCGTTCACGTCACTGAGTGATCACGTCGAGTCCCTGCTCGCCGCCGAGGAGCCGCTGCCGATCGTCGCGGCGGGCGACCCGGTCCTGCGCCACCCCGCCGAGCCCGTCGACGGGCAGCTCCCGGACGAGCTGCTCGCCCGGCTGATCGCCGCGATGCGGGTCACCATGCACGCCGCGCCCGGCGTCGGCCTGGCCGCGCCGCAGATCGGGGTGCCGCTGCGGCTCGCCGTCATCGAGGACGCGGCGGCCGTGAGCGACGAGGTGCGCGCGGCGCGGGGACGGGTGCCGCAGCCGTTCCGCGTGCTGATCAACCCGTCGTACGACACTGTGGGACCACGGCACGTCGCCTTCTACGAAGGGTGCTTGAGCGTGCCGGGCTATCAGGCCGTGGTCGCCCGGCACGAGCGCGTGCGACTGCGCGCCCTCGACGAGCAAGGGCGCGCGGTGGACGAGGAGTTCACGGGCTGGCCCGCACGGATCGTGCAGCACGAGACGGACCATCTGAACGGCACGCTCTATCTGGACCGCGCCGAGCTGCGCTCGCTTTCGTCCACGCAGAGCAGCGCGGCAGTGGAGCGGTGGGCGCAGCCGACTCCCCAACTCGCCGCTCAGGAGCTGGGGTTCGAGCTTCCCCGGTCCGACTGA
- a CDS encoding PadR family transcriptional regulator, with translation MSLPHAILTALLEKPSSGLELTRRFDRSIGYFWSATHQQIYRELGKLEREGLIRALPTETPSRGQKKEYEVLPGGRAELARWTATPQDPRPLRDPLPLRLRSAAVVGTEGIAEDLSRHLALHREQLATYQDIEKRDFPPEKNSEADRLQHAVLRAGIDLERFWVDWLERTLTELD, from the coding sequence ATGTCACTCCCGCACGCGATCCTCACGGCGCTCCTGGAGAAGCCGTCGTCGGGCCTCGAGCTGACCCGCAGGTTCGACAGGTCCATCGGCTACTTCTGGTCGGCCACGCACCAGCAGATCTACCGGGAGCTCGGCAAACTCGAACGCGAGGGACTGATCCGCGCGCTGCCCACCGAGACACCCTCGCGCGGCCAGAAGAAGGAGTACGAGGTCCTGCCGGGGGGCCGGGCGGAACTGGCCCGTTGGACCGCCACCCCCCAGGACCCCAGGCCGCTGCGCGACCCGCTGCCGCTGCGCCTGCGCTCCGCCGCGGTGGTCGGCACGGAGGGCATCGCCGAGGACCTGAGTCGCCATCTCGCCCTGCACCGCGAGCAGTTGGCGACGTACCAGGACATCGAGAAGCGAGACTTCCCGCCGGAGAAGAACAGCGAGGCCGACCGCTTGCAACACGCGGTGCTGCGCGCGGGCATCGACCTCGAACGGTTCTGGGTGGACTGGCTGGAGCGGACCCTGACGGAACTGGACTGA
- a CDS encoding fibronectin type III domain-containing protein, with amino-acid sequence MRRLPPRALLARTACAAALVPALASCGLLSDSAKAEGPALSAPAGVTAQAGSATSVHVMWNRPASTAEVKEYEVYRGAKRVKRLPAERHMVDVTGLAPTSRYVFTVRARGTDGSLGPASTRVTVTTPAAVKEDRAAPSRPTGLRGQADGSRAVSLAWRKATDDRGVASYDIYQGATKIHSVGGKETRALVTGLRPGTDYAFSVRARDAADNTSAASGTLRLTTARGKGEEGPGTAPSEFEASTRRAKGAYYIDLAWTPPRTGGEVPAYQLFLDGREATTVMWGESAPADSATYSFYIGKKPHVEHRVKLRAQLPDGTWGAFSAERKVTTGKAAKRG; translated from the coding sequence GTGCGACGCCTCCCCCCACGCGCCCTGCTCGCCCGCACGGCCTGCGCCGCCGCACTCGTGCCCGCGCTCGCCTCCTGCGGCCTCCTCTCCGACAGTGCGAAGGCCGAGGGGCCCGCCCTGTCGGCGCCGGCCGGGGTCACCGCGCAGGCCGGTAGCGCCACCTCCGTGCACGTCATGTGGAACCGCCCCGCGAGCACGGCGGAGGTCAAGGAGTACGAGGTGTACCGCGGCGCCAAGCGCGTGAAGCGGCTGCCCGCGGAGCGGCACATGGTCGACGTCACCGGACTCGCCCCCACGTCCCGATACGTGTTCACGGTGCGGGCCCGCGGCACGGACGGCTCCCTGGGTCCCGCCAGTACCCGCGTCACCGTCACCACCCCGGCCGCCGTCAAGGAGGACCGCGCGGCCCCGAGCCGGCCGACCGGGCTGCGTGGGCAGGCGGACGGGAGCCGTGCCGTGTCGCTGGCGTGGCGGAAGGCGACGGACGACCGGGGCGTCGCCTCGTACGACATCTACCAGGGCGCCACGAAGATCCACAGCGTCGGTGGCAAGGAGACGCGGGCGCTGGTCACCGGGCTGCGGCCGGGCACCGACTACGCATTCAGCGTGCGCGCCCGGGACGCCGCCGACAACACCTCGGCCGCGAGCGGGACCCTGCGCCTGACGACCGCGCGGGGCAAGGGCGAGGAGGGGCCCGGTACCGCCCCTTCGGAGTTCGAGGCGTCGACGCGGCGCGCGAAGGGCGCGTACTACATCGACCTGGCGTGGACGCCGCCGCGGACCGGCGGCGAGGTTCCGGCGTACCAGCTGTTCCTGGACGGCCGGGAGGCGACGACGGTGATGTGGGGCGAGAGCGCGCCGGCCGACTCGGCGACGTACAGCTTCTACATCGGCAAGAAGCCGCACGTGGAGCACCGGGTGAAGCTGCGTGCGCAGTTGCCGGACGGGACGTGGGGCGCCTTCTCGGCGGAGCGGAAGGTGACCACGGGGAAGGCTGCGAAGCGGGGCTGA
- a CDS encoding NADPH-dependent 2,4-dienoyl-CoA reductase — MSRYPHLLAPLDLGFTTLPNRVLMGSMHVGLEEAPNGFARMAEFYATRARGGVGLIVTGGIAPNAEGCSFEGGAKMTTEAEAEQHREITDAVHAAGGRIAMQILHFGRYAYHPNLVAPSALQAPISPCVPNELSDADVERTIEDYARAAELAKSAGYDGVEVMGSEGYLINEFIVSATNHREDRWGGSYENRIRFAVEIVRRVRERVGPDFILIYRLSMLDLVPGGSTLDEVVQLAKEIEAAGATIINTGIGWHEARIPTIATSVPRGAYSFVTKKVMGEVNVPLVTTNRINTPELAEELLAEGAADMVSMARPMLADPDFVNKAAADRSDAINTCIGCNQACLDHIFSLQITSCLVNPRACHETELVLSPTRIRKRVAVVGAGPAGLACAVSAAERGHEVTLFDAAAEIGGQLNVARQVPGKEEFNETLRYFRTQLELHGVNVKLETRVAADDLGSYDEVVVATGVAPRTPAIDGVDHPKVVGYLDVLRGSAPVGDRVAIIGAGGIGFDVAEYLTDDGEKASLDPATYFRQWGVDMDYADRGGLTKPERPAPPRQVHLVQRKATKVGAGLGKTTGWIHRTELRHRGVTMVAGATYDLIDDAGLHVTIEGEQSLIPVDTVVLCAGQEPHRSLYDDLVAAGRTPHLIGGADLAAELDAKRAIKQGTEVAAAL; from the coding sequence ATGAGCCGCTACCCGCACCTGCTCGCCCCGCTCGACCTCGGATTCACGACGCTCCCCAACCGCGTCCTGATGGGCTCGATGCACGTGGGCCTGGAGGAGGCTCCGAACGGTTTCGCGCGCATGGCCGAGTTCTACGCGACCCGCGCCCGCGGCGGCGTCGGCCTCATCGTCACCGGTGGCATCGCGCCCAACGCCGAGGGCTGCTCCTTCGAGGGCGGCGCCAAGATGACCACCGAGGCGGAGGCCGAGCAGCACCGCGAGATCACCGACGCCGTGCACGCGGCGGGCGGCAGGATCGCCATGCAGATCCTGCACTTCGGCCGGTACGCCTACCACCCGAACCTGGTCGCGCCGAGCGCGCTGCAGGCCCCCATCAGCCCCTGCGTGCCGAACGAGCTGAGCGACGCGGACGTCGAGCGGACCATCGAGGACTACGCGCGCGCCGCCGAACTCGCCAAGTCCGCCGGGTACGACGGCGTCGAGGTCATGGGCTCCGAGGGCTACCTCATCAACGAGTTCATCGTCTCCGCCACCAACCACCGCGAGGACCGCTGGGGCGGTTCGTACGAGAACCGGATCCGGTTCGCCGTCGAGATCGTGCGGCGCGTGCGCGAGCGGGTCGGGCCCGACTTCATCCTCATCTACCGGCTGTCCATGCTGGACCTGGTCCCCGGCGGCTCGACCCTCGACGAGGTCGTGCAGCTCGCCAAGGAGATCGAGGCGGCCGGCGCGACCATCATCAACACCGGCATCGGCTGGCACGAGGCGCGCATCCCCACCATCGCCACGTCCGTCCCGCGCGGCGCGTACAGCTTCGTCACCAAGAAGGTCATGGGCGAGGTGAACGTCCCGCTCGTCACCACCAACCGCATCAACACCCCGGAACTCGCCGAGGAGTTGCTCGCCGAAGGCGCCGCCGACATGGTCTCCATGGCGCGCCCGATGCTCGCCGACCCGGACTTCGTGAACAAGGCGGCAGCCGACCGCTCCGACGCCATCAACACCTGCATCGGCTGCAACCAGGCCTGCCTCGACCACATCTTCAGCCTCCAGATCACCTCCTGCCTGGTGAACCCGCGCGCCTGCCACGAGACCGAGCTGGTGCTCTCGCCGACCCGGATCCGCAAGCGCGTCGCCGTCGTCGGCGCCGGCCCCGCCGGCCTCGCCTGCGCCGTCAGCGCCGCCGAGCGCGGCCACGAGGTGACCCTGTTCGACGCCGCCGCCGAGATCGGCGGGCAGCTCAACGTCGCCCGTCAGGTCCCCGGCAAGGAGGAGTTCAACGAGACGCTGCGCTACTTCCGCACGCAGCTCGAACTGCACGGCGTGAACGTCAAGTTGGAGACCCGCGTCGCCGCCGACGACCTCGGCTCCTACGACGAGGTCGTCGTCGCCACCGGCGTCGCCCCGCGCACCCCCGCCATCGACGGCGTCGACCACCCGAAGGTCGTCGGCTACCTCGACGTCCTGCGCGGCAGCGCGCCCGTCGGCGACCGCGTCGCGATCATCGGCGCCGGCGGCATCGGCTTCGACGTCGCCGAGTACCTCACCGACGACGGCGAGAAGGCGAGCCTGGACCCGGCCACGTACTTCCGGCAGTGGGGCGTCGACATGGACTACGCCGACCGCGGCGGCCTCACCAAGCCCGAGCGGCCCGCCCCGCCCCGCCAGGTGCACCTCGTCCAGCGCAAGGCCACCAAGGTCGGCGCGGGCCTCGGCAAGACGACCGGCTGGATTCACCGCACCGAGCTGCGCCACCGCGGTGTCACCATGGTCGCGGGCGCCACGTACGACCTCATCGACGACGCGGGCCTGCACGTCACCATCGAAGGCGAGCAGTCCCTCATCCCCGTCGACACCGTCGTCCTGTGCGCGGGCCAGGAACCCCACCGCTCGCTGTACGACGACCTGGTGGCCGCCGGACGTACCCCGCACCTGATCGGCGGCGCCGACCTCGCGGCCGAGCTGGACGCCAAGCGCGCCATCAAGCAGGGCACCGAGGTCGCGGCCGCGCTGTAG
- a CDS encoding VOC family protein: MSARPEGAPVWADAMFPDLEAAKGFYTELFGWTYDEGSAEFGNYTQARTPDGKRVAALVPQMPGAEGVHPAWNLYLATADIESVTERIKDAGGSVMMDPMQVASFGTMVTAQDPAGVVFSVWQPDTHEGFEKVNEPGAFCWAEVNTRNAGRTDSFFPKVFGYDVQKMADEHMDFNVWMLDGEPVMGRLQMTDEFPAHVPSYVNVYFVVEDCDAAVATVQRLGGKLHFGPVDSPFGRFAAVGDPQGAAFSVIDVSSTKGEMPDMG; encoded by the coding sequence ATGTCCGCTCGTCCTGAAGGCGCGCCGGTCTGGGCCGACGCCATGTTCCCCGACCTGGAGGCCGCGAAGGGCTTCTACACGGAGCTGTTCGGCTGGACCTACGACGAGGGCAGTGCCGAGTTCGGCAACTACACGCAGGCCAGGACGCCCGACGGCAAGCGGGTCGCGGCTCTCGTGCCGCAGATGCCCGGCGCGGAGGGCGTGCACCCCGCCTGGAACCTGTACCTCGCCACCGCCGACATCGAGTCGGTCACCGAGCGGATCAAGGACGCGGGCGGCAGCGTCATGATGGACCCGATGCAGGTCGCGTCCTTCGGCACGATGGTCACCGCCCAGGACCCCGCGGGCGTCGTCTTCAGCGTCTGGCAGCCCGACACCCACGAGGGCTTCGAGAAGGTCAACGAGCCCGGCGCGTTCTGCTGGGCCGAGGTCAACACCCGCAACGCCGGGCGGACCGACTCCTTCTTCCCGAAGGTCTTCGGCTACGACGTGCAGAAGATGGCCGACGAGCACATGGACTTCAACGTCTGGATGCTGGACGGCGAACCGGTCATGGGCCGCTTGCAGATGACCGACGAATTCCCCGCGCACGTCCCCTCGTACGTCAATGTGTACTTCGTCGTCGAGGACTGCGACGCGGCCGTCGCCACCGTCCAACGCCTGGGCGGCAAGCTGCACTTCGGCCCCGTGGACAGCCCCTTCGGCCGGTTCGCGGCGGTCGGGGACCCGCAGGGCGCGGCGTTCTCCGTCATCGACGTGAGCTCCACCAAGGGCGAGATGCCGGACATGGGCTGA